A DNA window from Bacteroides cellulosilyticus contains the following coding sequences:
- a CDS encoding AAA domain-containing protein — MSNNLLSTTDHLQRQELLLRMEYEFEKEEFKRQTETMGIARKVKRGLCWYPATPGRSYYNSLNQLVIEITHTEDTDIEHNFEFGRPVCFFRKGYDEKITYFNSIGTISYANETRMVVAMPGAGAILEVQSAENLGVQLYFDETSYRTMFEALSDVIRAKGNRLAELRDIMLGTLKPGFRELYPVRFPWLNSTQENAVNKVLNSRDVSIVHGPPGTGKTTTLVEAIYETLHREPQVLVCAQSNTAVDWICEKLVDRGVNVLRIGNPTRVNDKMLSFTYERRFEGHPAYSELWSIRKAMREMGGKHRGSYEERESARNRMSRLRDRATQLEIQINADLFDNAHVIASTLVSSNHRILNGRHFGTLFIDEAAQALEAACWIAIRKADRVVLAGDHCQLPPTIKCYEAARGGLECTLMERVVANKPGTVSLLKVQYRMHEDIMKFPSQWFYNGELQAAPEIRYRGILDWDTPISWIDTSDMDFKEEFIGETFGRINKAEADLLLQELKAYINRIGGKRVLEERIDFGIISPYKAQVQYLRNKIKASGSLKPYRSLLTVNTVDGFQGQERDVIFISLVRANEDGQIGFLNDLRRMNVAITRARMKLVILGEAATLAHHTFYHKFLEYAGTVKPQDESPHQD, encoded by the coding sequence ATGAGCAATAACCTCCTTTCTACAACAGACCATCTTCAGCGACAAGAATTGCTCCTGCGTATGGAATATGAATTCGAAAAGGAAGAATTCAAAAGACAGACTGAAACCATGGGTATCGCCCGTAAGGTGAAACGGGGACTCTGTTGGTATCCTGCCACTCCCGGACGAAGTTACTACAATTCACTGAATCAATTAGTAATAGAAATTACACATACGGAAGATACTGATATAGAACATAATTTTGAATTCGGGCGTCCCGTCTGTTTTTTCCGTAAAGGATACGACGAAAAGATCACATATTTCAATTCCATTGGTACTATCAGTTATGCCAACGAAACACGTATGGTTGTTGCAATGCCCGGTGCAGGTGCTATACTGGAAGTGCAATCTGCCGAAAACCTCGGAGTGCAGCTTTATTTTGATGAAACGTCCTACCGCACTATGTTCGAAGCACTCTCCGATGTAATTCGCGCTAAGGGCAATCGATTGGCAGAATTGAGAGATATCATGTTGGGAACTTTAAAACCCGGATTCCGTGAACTCTACCCTGTCCGTTTCCCCTGGCTGAACTCTACACAGGAAAATGCAGTGAACAAAGTATTGAACTCCCGCGATGTTTCTATTGTACACGGGCCTCCGGGAACAGGGAAAACAACTACTCTCGTAGAAGCTATCTATGAAACATTGCACCGCGAACCTCAAGTACTGGTTTGTGCCCAAAGTAATACTGCCGTCGACTGGATCTGTGAAAAGCTCGTAGATCGTGGTGTGAATGTCCTGCGCATTGGCAATCCCACCCGGGTAAACGACAAAATGCTTTCATTCACTTATGAGCGCCGCTTCGAAGGGCATCCGGCCTATTCTGAACTATGGAGTATCCGCAAAGCCATGCGTGAAATGGGCGGCAAACATCGGGGCAGTTATGAAGAACGTGAAAGTGCACGCAATCGTATGAGTCGCCTGCGTGATCGTGCCACACAATTGGAAATACAGATCAATGCCGATCTTTTTGACAATGCCCATGTCATAGCCTCCACCCTTGTCAGCAGCAATCACCGTATACTGAACGGGCGTCACTTCGGTACACTTTTTATTGATGAAGCTGCCCAAGCCCTGGAAGCCGCCTGTTGGATAGCTATTCGCAAAGCCGACCGTGTAGTACTGGCAGGCGATCATTGCCAGCTTCCACCTACTATAAAATGTTACGAAGCTGCCCGTGGAGGTCTCGAATGTACATTGATGGAAAGAGTTGTTGCCAATAAACCCGGCACCGTCTCCCTATTGAAGGTACAATATCGTATGCATGAGGATATCATGAAATTTCCTTCTCAGTGGTTTTATAATGGAGAACTACAAGCGGCTCCTGAGATACGATACCGCGGTATTCTCGACTGGGACACTCCTATCAGCTGGATAGATACTTCTGACATGGATTTTAAAGAAGAGTTTATAGGAGAAACATTCGGGCGTATCAATAAAGCAGAAGCAGATTTACTTCTTCAGGAATTAAAAGCTTATATTAACCGGATAGGTGGAAAACGCGTATTAGAAGAGCGGATCGATTTCGGTATAATTTCCCCATACAAAGCCCAGGTGCAATATCTTCGCAATAAGATTAAAGCAAGCGGTTCACTTAAACCTTATCGTAGCTTGCTCACTGTTAACACTGTAGATGGCTTCCAAGGGCAGGAACGTGATGTTATTTTCATCAGTCTTGTCCGTGCCAACGAAGATGGTCAGATAGGCTTCCTCAACGACCTGCGAAGAATGAATGTGGCCATAACCCGTGCCCGCATGAAGCTGGTGATATTAGGAGAAGCCGCCACTTTAGCCCATCATACTTTTTATCACAAATTTCTGGAATATGCGGGAACTGTAAAGCCACAAGATGAGTCACCTCACCAGGACTAA
- the ilvB gene encoding biosynthetic-type acetolactate synthase large subunit: MKDIITGAEALMRSLEHQGVKTIFGYPGGSIMPVFDALYDHRKTLNHILVRHEQGATHAAQGFARVSGEVGVCLVTSGPGATNTITGIADAMIDSTPLVVIAGQVGTGFLGTDAFQEVDLVGITQPITKWSYQIRSAEDVPWAVARAFYVAKSGRPGPVVLDFAKNAQVEKSEYTPAKLDYIRSYQPVPEMDEEAVCQAAELINRAERPLVLVGQGVELGDAQQELRAFIEKAGMPAGCTLLGLSALPTAHPLNKGMLGMHGNLGPNINTNKCDVLIAVGMRFDDRVTGKLDTYAKQAKIIHFDIDPAEIDKNVKTDIAVLGDCKETLAAVTALLKPATHQEWLDSFLPYEKVEEEKVIRPELHPASKSLSMGEVIRAVSEATNHEAVLVTDVGQNQMMSARYFKYSKERSMVTSGGLGTMGFGLPAAIGATFGRPDRTVCVFMGDGGLQMNIQEMGTIMEQKAPVKMILLNNNFLGNVRQWQAMFFNRRYSFTPMLNPDYMKIASAYDIPSRRVMTREELKGAIEEMIATDGPFLLEACVMEEGNVLPMTPPGGSVNQMLLEC, translated from the coding sequence ATGAAAGATATAATAACAGGCGCTGAAGCATTGATGCGTTCCTTGGAACATCAGGGAGTAAAGACCATTTTCGGATATCCGGGTGGCTCCATCATGCCGGTATTTGACGCTTTATACGACCATCGGAAGACATTGAATCACATCTTGGTTCGACACGAACAGGGTGCTACTCATGCTGCACAAGGTTTTGCCCGCGTATCAGGCGAAGTAGGTGTTTGCCTGGTGACGAGTGGTCCCGGAGCGACGAATACGATAACGGGTATCGCAGATGCTATGATAGACAGTACCCCTTTGGTAGTAATTGCCGGTCAGGTAGGTACGGGATTCCTTGGGACGGATGCTTTCCAGGAAGTTGACCTGGTAGGTATTACGCAGCCTATCACGAAGTGGAGCTATCAAATACGTAGTGCCGAAGATGTGCCTTGGGCTGTAGCCCGCGCTTTCTATGTTGCAAAAAGCGGTCGTCCCGGTCCTGTTGTATTGGACTTTGCCAAGAATGCACAAGTAGAGAAAAGTGAATATACTCCTGCCAAGTTGGATTACATCCGTAGTTACCAGCCTGTTCCCGAAATGGATGAAGAGGCTGTGTGCCAGGCTGCTGAACTGATCAATCGTGCTGAACGTCCGTTGGTATTGGTGGGACAGGGGGTTGAGTTAGGCGACGCACAACAGGAACTACGCGCTTTCATTGAAAAAGCTGGAATGCCTGCCGGTTGTACGCTGTTGGGACTTTCTGCTTTGCCTACCGCGCATCCTTTAAATAAAGGTATGCTGGGGATGCACGGTAACTTGGGACCGAACATCAATACGAATAAGTGCGATGTACTTATCGCCGTAGGTATGCGCTTTGACGACCGTGTAACCGGAAAGCTGGATACGTATGCCAAACAGGCGAAAATCATTCATTTCGATATAGACCCTGCTGAGATAGATAAGAATGTGAAGACAGATATTGCCGTGTTGGGTGACTGTAAGGAAACTCTTGCTGCCGTTACGGCACTTCTGAAACCTGCTACTCACCAGGAATGGTTGGATAGCTTCTTACCTTACGAAAAAGTAGAGGAAGAAAAGGTGATCCGTCCTGAATTGCATCCGGCAAGCAAATCTTTGAGTATGGGAGAAGTGATCCGTGCCGTAAGTGAGGCAACGAATCATGAAGCTGTATTGGTTACTGACGTTGGTCAGAATCAGATGATGTCTGCCCGTTACTTTAAGTATAGTAAGGAACGTAGCATGGTAACTTCCGGTGGATTGGGTACGATGGGCTTCGGACTTCCCGCAGCAATCGGTGCCACTTTCGGACGTCCCGACCGCACTGTATGTGTATTTATGGGTGATGGTGGTCTGCAAATGAACATTCAGGAGATGGGAACCATTATGGAACAGAAGGCTCCCGTTAAGATGATCTTGCTGAATAACAACTTCTTGGGTAATGTACGCCAGTGGCAAGCGATGTTCTTCAATCGTCGCTATTCGTTCACTCCGATGCTGAATCCGGATTACATGAAGATAGCTTCTGCCTACGACATTCCTTCACGTCGTGTAATGACGCGTGAAGAACTGAAAGGTGCAATAGAGGAAATGATTGCTACGGATGGTCCGTTCCTGTTGGAAGCTTGTGTTATGGAAGAAGGCAATGTATTGCCGATGACACCTCCGGGTGGTTCGGTAAACCAGATGTTGTTGGAATGCTAA
- a CDS encoding aconitate hydratase produces MVYDVTMLKTFYASYKGKMEHVRAILQRPLTLAEKILYTHLFDGKGVKDYKRGEDYVNFRPDRVAMQDATAQMALLQFMNAGREQVAVPSTVHCDHLIQAYRGAREDIATATKTNEEVYDFLRDVSSRYGIGFWQPGAGIIHQVVLENYAFPGGMMVGTDSHTPNAGGLGMVAIGVGGADAVDVMTGMEWELKMPRLIGVHLKGELNGWAAPKDVILKLAGILTVKGGTNAIIEYFGPGTASLSATGKATICNMGAEVGATTSLFPYDDRMATYLKATGREEVAEMADSVAGDLRADADIMIAPEKYYDRVIEIDLSRLEPYINGPFTPDAATPISEFAEKVLVNGYPRKMEVGLIGSCTNSSYQDLSRAVSLARQVEKKHLKVAAPLIVNPGSERIRATAERDGMIGTFEKVGATIMANACGPCIGQWKRETDNPTRKNSIVTSFNRNFAKRADGNPNTYAFVASPELTMALTIAGDLCFNPLTDVLVNREGEKVKLSEPVGEELPPKGFAEGSEGYIAPSSEKVEINVNPHSQRLQLLQPFLAWEGTDLLNMPLLIKAQGKCTTDHISMAGPWLRFRGHLENISDNMLMGAVNAFNGETNSVWNRSTNTYGPVSGTAKMYKSEGISSIVVAEENYGEGSSREHAAMEPRFLNVRVILAKSFARIHETNLKKQGMLALTFVDKADYDKIQEHDLISVIGLMDFAPGRNLKIVLHHEDGTKDSFEAQHTYNEQQIGWFRAGSALNAR; encoded by the coding sequence ATGGTGTATGACGTAACTATGTTAAAGACCTTTTATGCTTCTTATAAGGGGAAAATGGAACACGTGCGGGCTATACTGCAACGTCCGCTGACATTAGCAGAAAAGATTTTGTATACTCATCTGTTTGATGGGAAGGGGGTAAAAGACTACAAGCGGGGAGAAGATTATGTAAACTTCCGCCCTGACCGTGTAGCAATGCAGGATGCAACCGCCCAAATGGCATTGCTGCAATTTATGAATGCGGGTCGCGAACAAGTTGCCGTACCTTCGACAGTACATTGCGACCATCTGATACAGGCCTATAGAGGAGCCCGGGAAGATATTGCCACTGCTACCAAGACAAACGAAGAAGTATACGATTTTTTGCGTGATGTTTCTTCCCGATACGGTATCGGCTTCTGGCAACCGGGTGCGGGTATTATTCATCAGGTGGTATTGGAAAATTATGCCTTCCCTGGTGGAATGATGGTAGGTACGGATTCGCATACGCCCAATGCAGGCGGTCTGGGTATGGTTGCCATCGGCGTCGGTGGTGCCGATGCAGTGGATGTGATGACTGGTATGGAATGGGAATTGAAAATGCCCCGCTTGATTGGTGTACATCTGAAAGGTGAATTAAATGGTTGGGCGGCTCCAAAAGATGTGATTCTGAAGTTGGCAGGTATCCTGACGGTTAAAGGCGGTACAAATGCGATCATTGAATATTTTGGACCGGGTACGGCTTCTTTGTCCGCTACCGGTAAGGCAACTATTTGTAATATGGGTGCCGAAGTCGGTGCCACTACGTCACTTTTCCCTTATGATGATCGTATGGCTACTTATCTGAAAGCTACAGGAAGGGAAGAAGTGGCAGAGATGGCTGATTCTGTGGCGGGTGATCTTCGTGCAGATGCCGACATCATGATTGCCCCGGAGAAGTATTACGACCGGGTAATTGAGATTGACCTTTCCAGGCTGGAACCTTATATTAATGGTCCTTTTACTCCCGATGCCGCTACGCCTATTTCTGAATTTGCAGAAAAAGTATTGGTTAACGGTTATCCGCGCAAGATGGAAGTCGGATTGATAGGTTCATGCACCAATTCATCTTATCAGGATTTAAGTCGTGCCGTTTCCCTGGCCCGCCAGGTTGAAAAGAAACACCTGAAAGTAGCCGCTCCTCTGATTGTGAACCCCGGTTCCGAACGGATACGGGCTACAGCAGAGCGGGATGGTATGATAGGAACTTTTGAAAAAGTCGGTGCTACAATTATGGCAAACGCCTGCGGTCCCTGTATTGGTCAGTGGAAACGTGAGACAGATAACCCTACTCGCAAGAATTCTATCGTAACCTCTTTCAACCGTAATTTTGCTAAACGTGCAGACGGTAATCCGAATACGTATGCCTTTGTCGCTTCCCCCGAATTGACAATGGCACTGACGATTGCCGGAGACCTTTGTTTCAATCCGCTGACAGATGTATTGGTGAATCGTGAAGGTGAAAAGGTAAAACTCTCCGAGCCTGTGGGTGAAGAATTGCCACCGAAAGGATTTGCCGAAGGTAGCGAAGGGTATATAGCCCCCAGCAGTGAAAAGGTGGAAATCAATGTGAATCCCCATTCGCAACGGCTTCAATTGCTACAACCATTCCTTGCCTGGGAAGGGACCGATTTACTTAATATGCCGTTGCTGATTAAGGCACAGGGTAAATGTACTACAGACCATATTTCAATGGCAGGTCCGTGGCTTCGTTTCCGTGGACATCTGGAGAATATCTCAGACAATATGCTGATGGGTGCTGTAAATGCTTTCAATGGAGAAACTAACAGTGTCTGGAATCGTTCGACTAATACGTACGGTCCGGTTTCCGGTACGGCAAAGATGTATAAGTCCGAAGGAATTTCTTCCATTGTAGTAGCCGAAGAAAATTATGGTGAAGGTTCCAGTCGTGAACATGCCGCTATGGAGCCCCGTTTCCTGAATGTCCGTGTGATTCTGGCAAAGAGTTTTGCCCGTATCCATGAAACGAATCTAAAGAAACAAGGTATGCTGGCATTGACTTTTGTGGATAAAGCCGATTATGATAAGATTCAGGAACATGATTTAATTTCGGTAATCGGATTGATGGACTTTGCTCCCGGCCGTAATCTTAAGATTGTCCTTCACCACGAAGATGGTACGAAGGATAGCTTCGAAGCTCAACATACGTATAATGAACAGCAGATAGGCTGGTTCCGTGCCGGTTCTGCTCTTAATGCAAGATAG
- the ilvC gene encoding ketol-acid reductoisomerase — MAQLNFGGVTENVMTREEFPLEKAREVLKDETIAVIGYGVQGPGQACNLRDNGFNVIVGQRPGKTYEKAIADGWVPGETLFGIEEACEKGTIIMCLLSDAAVMSVWPTIKPYLTPGKALYFSHGFAITWSDRTGVVPQKDIDVIMVAPKGSGTSLRTMFLEGRGLNSSYAIYQDATGKAMDRTIALGIGVGSGYLFETTFQREATSDLTGERGSLMGAIQGLLLAQYEVLRENGHTPSEAFNETVEELTQSLMPLFAKNGMDWMYANCSTTAQRGALDWMTPFHDAIKPVVQKLYASVKSGNEAQISIDSNSQPDYREKLNEELRQLRESEMWQTAVTVRQLRPENN; from the coding sequence ATGGCACAATTGAATTTTGGCGGTGTTACTGAGAATGTAATGACCCGCGAAGAATTTCCTTTGGAAAAAGCACGTGAAGTTTTGAAAGATGAAACAATTGCAGTGATCGGTTATGGTGTACAGGGACCGGGACAGGCATGCAACCTGCGCGATAACGGTTTCAACGTAATCGTTGGACAACGTCCGGGTAAGACTTATGAGAAAGCAATAGCTGACGGATGGGTACCGGGTGAAACACTGTTTGGTATTGAGGAAGCTTGTGAGAAAGGTACTATCATTATGTGCTTGTTGTCTGATGCAGCCGTAATGTCTGTGTGGCCTACTATCAAACCTTACCTGACTCCGGGAAAAGCTCTTTACTTCTCTCATGGTTTTGCTATCACTTGGAGCGACCGTACAGGTGTAGTTCCTCAGAAAGATATCGACGTAATCATGGTAGCTCCTAAAGGTTCGGGTACTTCATTGCGCACTATGTTCCTCGAAGGTCGTGGCTTGAACTCTTCTTACGCTATCTATCAGGATGCTACAGGCAAGGCTATGGATCGTACCATCGCATTGGGTATCGGTGTAGGTTCAGGATATTTGTTTGAAACTACTTTCCAACGTGAAGCTACTTCTGACCTGACAGGTGAACGTGGTTCATTGATGGGAGCTATTCAGGGATTGCTGTTGGCTCAGTATGAAGTATTGCGTGAAAACGGTCATACTCCGTCAGAAGCATTCAATGAAACTGTAGAAGAATTGACTCAGTCATTGATGCCGTTGTTTGCTAAGAATGGTATGGACTGGATGTATGCTAACTGTTCAACTACTGCACAACGCGGTGCTCTGGACTGGATGACTCCGTTCCACGATGCTATCAAGCCGGTAGTACAGAAATTGTATGCAAGCGTTAAGTCTGGTAATGAGGCTCAGATCTCTATCGACAGCAATTCTCAACCTGATTATCGTGAGAAGCTGAACGAAGAACTTCGTCAGTTGCGCGAAAGCGAAATGTGGCAAACGGCTGTTACGGTTCGTCAGTTGCGTCCGGAAAATAACTAA
- the ilvD gene encoding dihydroxy-acid dehydratase, with protein MKHQLRSSFSTQGRRMAGARALWMANGMKKEQLGKPIIAIVNSFTQFVPGHVHLHEIGQQVKAEIEKLGCFAAEFNTIAIDDGIAMGHDGMLYSLPSRDIIADSVEYMVNAHKADAMVCISNCDKITPGMLMAAMRLNIPTVFVSGGPMEAGEWNGQHLDLIDAMIKSADESVSDADVTQIEQHACPSCGCCSGMFTANSMNCLNEAIGLALPGNGTIVATHANRTQLFKDAAKLIVENAYKYYEDGDDSVLPRSIATRQAFLNAMTLDIAMGGSTNTVLHLLAVAHEAEADFSMDDIDMLSRKTPCLCKVAPNTQKYHIQDVNRAGGIIAIMSELAKGGLVNTNVKRVDGMTLADVIDKYGVTSPNVCEEAVKKYKSAAAGKFNLVLGSQDVYYKELDTDRAGGCIRDLEHAYSKDGGLAVLKGNIAQDGCVVKTAGVDESIWKFTGPAKVFDSQDAACDGILAGKVVSGDVVVITHEGPKGGPGMQEMLYPTSYIKSRHLGKECALITDGRFSGGTSGLSIGHISPEAAAGGNIGKIQDGDIIEIDIPGRAINVKLTDEELAARPMTPVTRQREVSKSLKAYASMVSSADKGAVRLID; from the coding sequence ATGAAACACCAATTACGCAGTTCGTTCAGCACGCAAGGTCGCCGTATGGCAGGGGCTCGTGCGTTGTGGATGGCAAATGGCATGAAGAAAGAGCAATTAGGAAAACCTATTATCGCAATTGTCAACTCATTTACACAGTTTGTCCCGGGACATGTGCATCTGCACGAAATCGGACAACAGGTGAAAGCTGAGATTGAGAAGCTGGGGTGCTTTGCTGCCGAATTCAACACAATTGCCATTGACGATGGTATTGCGATGGGACACGATGGAATGCTTTATTCGCTTCCTTCACGTGACATCATTGCCGACAGCGTAGAGTATATGGTGAATGCGCATAAGGCGGATGCGATGGTTTGCATCAGTAACTGCGACAAGATTACTCCGGGTATGTTGATGGCAGCAATGCGCCTTAACATCCCTACTGTATTCGTTTCAGGCGGACCGATGGAAGCCGGTGAATGGAACGGTCAGCATCTGGATTTGATCGATGCTATGATTAAGTCGGCTGATGAAAGTGTAAGTGATGCCGATGTGACTCAGATAGAACAACATGCTTGTCCTTCTTGTGGTTGTTGTTCCGGTATGTTTACCGCTAACTCGATGAACTGTCTGAACGAAGCTATCGGACTGGCATTGCCGGGTAATGGTACGATTGTGGCTACTCATGCCAATCGCACGCAACTGTTCAAGGATGCTGCCAAACTGATTGTTGAAAATGCTTATAAATATTATGAAGATGGGGATGACAGTGTGCTTCCCCGTAGCATCGCTACCCGTCAGGCTTTTCTGAATGCCATGACGCTGGATATTGCGATGGGTGGTTCTACCAACACAGTGCTTCACCTCCTGGCTGTGGCACACGAGGCAGAGGCGGATTTCAGTATGGATGACATCGATATGCTGTCACGTAAGACTCCCTGTCTGTGTAAGGTTGCCCCGAATACTCAGAAGTATCACATTCAAGACGTAAATCGTGCCGGAGGCATCATCGCTATCATGAGCGAGCTTGCCAAAGGCGGATTAGTCAATACGAACGTAAAGCGTGTAGACGGTATGACGCTGGCAGATGTAATCGACAAATACGGTGTTACCAGCCCCAATGTTTGCGAAGAAGCTGTGAAGAAATATAAGAGCGCTGCTGCCGGAAAGTTCAATCTGGTATTGGGTTCGCAAGATGTCTATTATAAAGAATTGGATACTGACCGTGCCGGAGGTTGCATTCGCGATTTGGAACATGCTTATAGCAAAGACGGTGGTCTGGCAGTACTGAAAGGTAATATCGCTCAGGATGGCTGTGTAGTGAAAACGGCAGGTGTGGATGAAAGTATTTGGAAATTTACGGGTCCTGCTAAAGTGTTCGATTCACAAGACGCTGCTTGCGATGGTATCCTTGCCGGAAAAGTGGTTAGCGGTGATGTTGTGGTCATCACACACGAAGGTCCGAAAGGCGGTCCCGGTATGCAGGAAATGCTCTATCCGACTTCTTATATCAAATCGCGCCATTTGGGCAAGGAATGTGCACTGATTACGGACGGTCGTTTCAGTGGCGGTACGTCAGGATTGAGTATCGGACATATTTCTCCCGAAGCGGCTGCCGGAGGTAATATCGGTAAGATTCAGGATGGTGACATCATCGAGATTGATATTCCCGGACGTGCTATCAACGTCAAACTGACGGATGAGGAACTGGCAGCCCGCCCGATGACTCCCGTCACCCGTCAACGCGAAGTCTCAAAGAGCCTGAAGGCATATGCCAGCATGGTAAGTTCTGCCGATAAGGGTGCAGTGAGACTGATTGATTAA
- a CDS encoding peptidylprolyl isomerase, with protein sequence METVENKYITVAYKLYAIEDGEKDFTEEATAEHPFQFISGLGLTLESFEDQVKSLKAGDKFDFTIACADAYGDFDEEHVIDLPKQIFEVDGKFDSERIVAGNVVPLMTSEGQRINGTVQEIKADVVVMDMNHPLAGCDLNFVGEVIESRPATNEELAEIARMMSGGGCSCGCDSCGDDCGDGCGDHDHQGCGCGCNH encoded by the coding sequence ATGGAAACAGTAGAAAACAAGTACATTACCGTAGCTTATAAATTATACGCTATAGAAGATGGTGAAAAAGATTTCACCGAAGAAGCCACCGCAGAACACCCTTTCCAATTCATTTCCGGTCTGGGTCTGACTTTAGAGTCTTTCGAAGATCAGGTGAAAAGTCTGAAAGCAGGTGATAAGTTTGATTTCACCATCGCTTGCGCAGATGCTTACGGTGACTTTGACGAAGAACATGTAATCGACCTTCCGAAGCAAATCTTTGAAGTAGATGGTAAGTTTGATAGCGAACGTATTGTAGCCGGTAACGTAGTGCCTTTAATGACCTCTGAAGGCCAACGTATCAACGGAACCGTACAAGAAATTAAAGCAGACGTAGTGGTAATGGACATGAACCACCCCTTGGCAGGTTGCGACCTGAACTTTGTAGGTGAAGTAATAGAAAGCCGCCCGGCAACCAATGAAGAATTAGCTGAAATCGCTCGTATGATGAGCGGTGGTGGATGCAGTTGCGGTTGCGATAGCTGTGGTGACGATTGCGGCGACGGATGCGGCGATCACGATCACCAGGGATGTGGATGCGGATGCAATCATTAA
- the ilvN gene encoding acetolactate synthase small subunit — MDKTLYTIIVHSENFAGLLNQVTAVFTRRQINIESLNVSASSIKGVHKYTITAWTDKDTIEKVTKQITKKIDVLQAHYFTDDEIYQHEIALYKITTPILEEKPEVSKVIRKYNARIVEVNAVFAIVEKNGMGEEITNLYDELRALDCVLQFVRSGRVAITTSCFERVNEYLADRETKYRLKKEKEQNNE; from the coding sequence ATGGATAAGACATTATATACGATAATCGTTCATTCGGAGAACTTCGCCGGTTTGCTGAACCAGGTAACCGCAGTGTTTACCCGCCGCCAGATCAATATCGAGAGTCTGAATGTTTCGGCTTCGTCCATCAAGGGCGTACATAAGTACACCATTACCGCATGGACGGATAAAGACACCATTGAGAAAGTGACCAAGCAAATCACCAAGAAGATAGATGTGCTGCAAGCGCACTACTTCACGGATGATGAGATCTATCAGCACGAAATTGCATTGTATAAGATAACAACCCCGATACTGGAAGAAAAACCGGAGGTATCGAAAGTGATTCGCAAGTATAATGCGCGTATCGTAGAGGTGAATGCTGTGTTTGCTATCGTAGAGAAGAATGGTATGGGTGAAGAAATCACTAATCTTTATGACGAGCTGCGTGCCCTTGACTGTGTACTTCAGTTTGTTCGTTCAGGACGTGTGGCCATCACTACCAGCTGCTTTGAGCGTGTGAACGAATACCTTGCCGACCGTGAAACGAAATACCGCTTGAAAAAAGAGAAGGAGCAAAACAATGAGTGA
- a CDS encoding acyl-[acyl-carrier-protein] thioesterase, with translation MSENSSKIGKYQFVAEPFHVDFTGRLTMGVLGNHLLNCAGFHASDRGFGIATLNEDNYTWVLSRLAIELDEMPFQYEDFTIWTWVENVYRLFTDRNFALLDKDGKKIGYARSVWAMINLNTRRPADLLALHGGSIVDYVCDEPCPIEKPSRIKVTSTEPVATLKAKYSDIDINGHVNSIRYIEHIMDLFPIEMYKEKRIRRFEMAYVAESYYGDELTLYKDELGNGAFDIEVKKNGSEVVCRSKVIFTEK, from the coding sequence ATGAGTGAGAATAGTAGTAAGATAGGAAAATATCAGTTTGTAGCGGAGCCTTTCCATGTGGATTTTACCGGACGCCTTACCATGGGCGTGTTGGGAAACCATTTGCTGAATTGCGCCGGTTTCCATGCCAGCGACCGTGGATTTGGTATAGCTACGCTGAATGAAGACAACTACACATGGGTACTCTCCCGCCTTGCCATCGAACTGGATGAAATGCCTTTTCAATATGAAGACTTTACCATCTGGACTTGGGTGGAGAATGTATATCGCCTCTTCACCGACCGTAACTTTGCCTTGTTGGACAAAGACGGAAAGAAGATTGGTTATGCGCGTTCCGTATGGGCTATGATTAACCTCAATACCCGTAGGCCTGCCGATTTGCTGGCATTGCACGGAGGTAGCATTGTAGATTATGTGTGCGATGAACCTTGTCCTATCGAGAAACCTTCACGCATCAAAGTGACTTCTACCGAACCGGTAGCTACATTGAAAGCTAAATACAGTGATATCGACATCAACGGACATGTGAACAGTATCCGCTACATCGAACATATCATGGACTTGTTTCCGATAGAGATGTATAAGGAAAAGCGTATCCGTCGTTTTGAAATGGCTTACGTAGCCGAAAGTTATTACGGTGACGAACTTACACTCTATAAAGATGAATTGGGCAACGGAGCTTTCGATATTGAAGTGAAAAAGAATGGCAGCGAAGTGGTTTGCCGTTCCAAAGTAATATTTACAGAGAAATAA